One stretch of Pradoshia sp. D12 DNA includes these proteins:
- a CDS encoding M24 family metallopeptidase, translated as MSNLNHLANWLTEKQADAAFITSTENVFYLSGFYSDPHERLLAVITFPTEEPILICPQMEVSDAKQAGWGYEVLGISDTQNPWEVIKETLKKRNISIQTLAVEKEHLTMERLEGLNSILNQPTYISAEEKMRQLRMIKSPSELKIIKEACRLADYAIKIGTEEIAEGKTEMEILAALEYQLKREGVSEMSFATMVLTGENAASPHGVPGQTKVKKGDLVLFDLGVVVDGYCSDITRTVAFGQINEEQREIYNTVLEAQIAAVEACRPGKTCAEIDLTARNIIRNKGYGDYFPHRLGHGLGISVHEYPSLTEINTLSLQEGMVFTIEPGIYVPGKAGVRIEDDLYVTENGVEILTKFPKELVTI; from the coding sequence ATGAGTAACTTAAATCACTTGGCAAATTGGCTTACCGAAAAACAGGCTGATGCTGCTTTTATCACGTCTACAGAAAATGTTTTTTACCTAAGTGGGTTCTATAGCGATCCTCATGAACGCTTATTGGCAGTAATTACTTTCCCTACTGAAGAACCTATTTTAATTTGCCCGCAAATGGAGGTTTCAGACGCAAAACAGGCTGGCTGGGGGTATGAAGTGCTTGGCATTTCTGATACCCAAAATCCATGGGAAGTTATTAAAGAAACACTGAAAAAAAGAAACATTTCTATTCAAACTCTGGCAGTGGAAAAAGAACATTTAACTATGGAACGACTTGAAGGACTTAATTCAATTTTAAACCAGCCGACATATATATCGGCGGAAGAAAAAATGCGTCAACTGCGTATGATTAAAAGTCCATCTGAATTAAAAATCATTAAAGAAGCTTGCCGTCTTGCTGACTATGCCATAAAAATCGGAACTGAAGAAATTGCAGAGGGTAAAACAGAAATGGAAATCCTGGCTGCTTTGGAGTATCAATTGAAAAGAGAAGGCGTATCCGAAATGTCCTTTGCAACAATGGTGCTAACTGGTGAAAACGCCGCTTCCCCTCATGGAGTTCCTGGACAAACGAAAGTCAAAAAAGGTGACCTGGTTCTATTCGACTTAGGTGTTGTGGTAGATGGATATTGTTCTGATATTACACGTACAGTTGCTTTCGGACAAATTAATGAAGAACAAAGGGAAATTTACAACACTGTTCTTGAGGCTCAAATTGCTGCAGTTGAAGCATGCCGACCTGGAAAAACTTGTGCCGAAATAGATTTAACAGCACGTAATATTATTAGAAATAAGGGATATGGTGACTATTTCCCTCATCGTCTTGGTCATGGCCTTGGAATTAGCGTTCACGAATATCCTTCCTTGACCGAAATCAATACACTGTCTCTTCAGGAAGGAATGGTCTTTACGATTGAGCCGGGTATTTATGTTCCTGGCAAAGCCGGCGTTCGCATAGAGGATGATCTATATGTGACTGAAAACGGGGTAGAAATTCTTACTAAATTCCCGAAAGAACTAGTAACTATTTAA
- a CDS encoding DUF2953 domain-containing protein produces the protein MKLLLLICIVVLILISVFLLSKVTIHIEYHHTQEKNKAIIKIQLWRGLIHYSKVVQLSDEKYQPSSYRESTYRQQNQSNQSESSADESLSMDGVQAAFQNLKEMLSQFRSYQETVKKFTSKIQMTDLQMEIHYGTGEASTTAVATGALWGLTGGAIGIISQYFSLMIPPKIDIIPYFSVKKPFETKIECIARVRMAKTIVAGWKLARLMLRE, from the coding sequence ATGAAGCTTTTATTACTGATTTGTATAGTTGTGCTAATCCTTATATCCGTCTTTTTGCTTTCGAAAGTAACGATACATATTGAATATCATCACACTCAGGAAAAGAATAAGGCAATTATAAAGATTCAATTATGGAGAGGCCTTATCCACTATTCTAAAGTAGTACAGCTGTCTGACGAAAAATATCAGCCTTCTTCTTATCGAGAAAGTACTTATCGACAACAAAATCAATCAAACCAAAGTGAATCCTCTGCTGATGAATCTTTATCTATGGATGGTGTTCAAGCTGCCTTTCAGAATCTGAAGGAAATGCTTTCACAATTTAGGAGTTATCAAGAAACTGTAAAAAAATTCACCTCTAAAATACAAATGACAGATTTGCAAATGGAAATTCATTACGGTACAGGTGAAGCATCAACAACAGCAGTGGCAACCGGAGCATTATGGGGGTTAACTGGCGGAGCTATTGGTATCATCAGTCAGTATTTTTCATTAATGATACCTCCTAAAATCGATATTATCCCATATTTCTCAGTCAAGAAACCATTTGAAACGAAAATCGAATGCATAGCCCGTGTCCGAATGGCAAAAACTATAGTTGCAGGATGGAAGCTAGCGCGTTTAATGCTAAGGGAATAG
- a CDS encoding universal stress protein: MALTYNNILVAVDGSQEAEWAFKKAIDVAKRNDARLVLAHVVDNRTFAAVEAYSISISESAEQYAKDLLEEYKQIALDAGVRDVALSIEFGSPKVKIPKDIAKSFNVDLIICGATGLNAVERFFIGSVSEHIIRYAKCDVMVIRSDDKPVDQAAAK, translated from the coding sequence ATGGCATTAACCTATAATAATATCCTTGTGGCAGTTGACGGTTCACAGGAGGCAGAATGGGCTTTCAAAAAAGCTATTGACGTAGCAAAAAGAAATGACGCTAGGTTAGTTTTAGCTCATGTTGTCGACAACCGTACATTTGCTGCAGTTGAGGCATACAGCATTTCTATTTCTGAGAGCGCTGAGCAATATGCAAAAGACCTTTTAGAGGAATATAAACAAATTGCTCTTGATGCTGGTGTTAGAGATGTAGCTCTATCTATTGAGTTTGGATCTCCAAAAGTAAAAATTCCTAAAGATATCGCTAAATCTTTTAATGTTGACTTAATTATTTGTGGCGCAACCGGTTTAAATGCTGTTGAGCGTTTCTTTATCGGAAGCGTATCTGAACATATTATTCGTTATGCAAAATGCGACGTAATGGTTATTCGTTCCGATGATAAACCTGTGGATCAAGCTGCAGCAAAGTAA
- a CDS encoding EcsC family protein — MALTKRDQEIWMEIKEWEAEMKASEPTDFETYYDRWIENMFTLLPESTQQEFFSKMDNWLFHLHSMIHESQFQLDARNRILTNARVFDENISTLKDLKELSIDQLAYIAEQQVARHRMYSLVQGGISAVNGGVALAADLPAQMVINLRSIQLIGISYGFEMNTPYEIMISLKVFHAGTMPERMQKYFWETLMEDLDHSPSYFYEGEDELSNVFWFDQPIKQMMKVMAIYFFRKKVFKGIPILSMAIGSGANYRLTKKVTDFADKFYKYRYLSEKENL, encoded by the coding sequence ATGGCGTTGACGAAACGGGATCAGGAAATTTGGATGGAAATAAAAGAGTGGGAAGCGGAGATGAAGGCAAGTGAGCCAACCGATTTTGAAACATATTATGATCGGTGGATAGAGAATATGTTCACGCTGTTGCCGGAGAGTACACAACAGGAGTTTTTCTCGAAAATGGATAATTGGTTATTTCACCTGCACTCCATGATTCATGAGTCTCAATTCCAACTTGATGCAAGGAATCGTATACTTACAAATGCCCGCGTTTTTGATGAAAATATATCAACACTAAAAGACTTAAAAGAGCTTTCCATTGATCAGTTGGCCTATATCGCTGAACAGCAAGTGGCCAGACATCGGATGTATTCTCTCGTTCAGGGAGGTATTTCGGCTGTAAATGGAGGGGTGGCTTTAGCAGCGGATTTGCCGGCTCAAATGGTGATCAATTTAAGGAGTATTCAGCTGATTGGAATTTCATATGGTTTTGAAATGAACACCCCATATGAAATTATGATTTCACTAAAGGTATTCCATGCTGGTACAATGCCAGAACGTATGCAAAAGTATTTCTGGGAGACCTTAATGGAGGATTTGGATCATTCACCTTCTTATTTCTATGAAGGGGAAGATGAGTTGAGCAATGTTTTTTGGTTTGATCAGCCTATTAAACAAATGATGAAGGTGATGGCTATATATTTCTTTAGGAAAAAGGTATTTAAGGGAATACCAATTCTAAGCATGGCTATCGGTTCAGGTGCTAATTATCGTCTAACAAAAAAAGTTACGGATTTTGCAGATAAATTTTATAAATATCGTTACTTAAGTGAAAAAGAGAACCTTTGA
- a CDS encoding metal-dependent hydrolase, with amino-acid sequence MKVSFHGHSVVKIETEGKQLLIDPFITGNELTDLTVEDVNPDYILITHGHDDHLGDTVQLAKKHDALVICNFELSTYLGWKGVKTHGMSIGGAYEFDFGKVKLTQAFHGTGFEDNGQLIYGGMPAGLLITAEGKTIYHAGDTGLFSDMKLIGDRHPIDLAFLPIGDNFTMGPEDAALAADFLHPKQVVPIHYNTFPPIKQDPYYFASLCDSELVRVLNPGESIEL; translated from the coding sequence ATGAAAGTATCTTTTCATGGCCATTCCGTAGTGAAAATCGAAACAGAGGGGAAACAATTGCTGATTGATCCATTTATTACGGGAAATGAATTGACAGATTTAACAGTGGAGGATGTAAATCCGGATTATATTTTAATTACACATGGACATGATGATCATTTGGGTGATACGGTTCAGTTGGCCAAAAAACATGATGCGTTGGTAATCTGTAATTTTGAATTAAGTACATACTTGGGATGGAAAGGTGTAAAAACACATGGCATGTCCATCGGTGGAGCTTATGAGTTTGATTTTGGAAAAGTGAAATTAACCCAAGCTTTTCACGGAACGGGGTTTGAGGATAATGGCCAATTAATATATGGAGGGATGCCTGCAGGGTTGTTGATTACAGCGGAAGGTAAAACGATTTACCATGCCGGAGATACAGGCTTATTCTCAGATATGAAGTTGATTGGTGACCGTCATCCGATTGATTTAGCATTCCTGCCGATTGGAGATAATTTCACGATGGGGCCAGAAGATGCTGCGCTGGCTGCAGACTTCCTGCACCCTAAACAAGTTGTTCCAATTCACTATAATACGTTCCCACCGATTAAGCAGGATCCATATTATTTTGCTTCCTTATGTGATTCAGAACTCGTTCGGGTTCTGAATCCGGGAGAATCTATTGAATTATAA
- a CDS encoding RDD family protein: MEDYQEELTLDEQIQPPDSIPNHLRAGFWMRFWAYLIDLIVIGSISRLFINPIFRLFDISMDNTGIFSAYTIVDSIVFFGYFILTSKFLAQSLGKMIMGLRVVSLDGTPLDWKTVIFREWIGRYISAVLMLGYIVIAFNPKKQGFHDMFSDTVVVLEERGK, translated from the coding sequence ATGGAAGATTATCAAGAAGAACTGACTTTAGACGAACAGATACAGCCTCCTGACTCTATTCCAAACCATCTGCGTGCAGGATTTTGGATGAGATTCTGGGCTTATCTCATCGATCTTATAGTAATTGGCAGCATAAGTCGATTATTTATCAATCCGATATTCAGACTGTTTGATATTTCTATGGATAATACGGGTATCTTCTCAGCTTATACCATAGTTGATTCGATAGTATTTTTCGGGTATTTCATTCTTACTTCCAAATTTTTAGCCCAATCTCTAGGAAAAATGATTATGGGTCTTAGAGTGGTATCATTGGATGGAACGCCTTTGGATTGGAAAACAGTAATTTTTAGAGAATGGATTGGCCGATATATCTCCGCTGTACTTATGCTCGGTTATATCGTTATTGCATTTAATCCAAAGAAACAGGGCTTTCATGATATGTTCAGTGATACAGTTGTTGTGTTGGAAGAGCGCGGTAAATAA
- a CDS encoding acetate kinase has translation MSKIIAINAGSSSLKFQLFEMPEETVITKGIVERIGLQDSIFTITVNGEKKTMVTEIPDHSVAVKLLLEKLTEYKIINSLEEIEGIGHRIVHGGEIFKDSAVITDEVLEQIEDLAELAPLHNRANATGIRAFREVLPNVPAVAVFDTAFHQTMPESSYLYSLPYDYYKEYGIRKYGFHGTSHKYVSERAAELLKRPLEQLRLISCHLGNGASITAIEGGKSIDTTMGFTPLEGLTMGTRSGSLDPALIPFLMAKTGKTADDVINILNKKSGMLGVSGFSSDLRDIEQAAEEGNERAELAISKFADGIHKYIGSYAAKMNGVDAIIFTAGIGENSSEIRARVLKGLEFMGVYWDPALNNVRGKEQFVNHPYSPVKVIIIPTDEEVMIARDVVRLTH, from the coding sequence ATGTCAAAAATAATCGCGATTAATGCTGGGAGTTCCTCTTTGAAATTTCAATTATTTGAGATGCCTGAGGAAACTGTAATCACTAAAGGGATTGTAGAAAGAATCGGACTTCAAGACTCCATTTTTACAATTACAGTAAATGGAGAAAAGAAAACGATGGTTACAGAAATACCTGACCATTCCGTTGCTGTAAAGCTTTTGCTTGAAAAGCTTACTGAATATAAAATCATCAATTCCCTTGAAGAAATTGAAGGAATTGGACACAGAATCGTACATGGCGGAGAAATCTTTAAGGATTCTGCTGTTATTACGGATGAAGTATTGGAGCAAATTGAAGACTTGGCTGAATTAGCGCCGCTTCACAATCGTGCGAACGCAACTGGTATCAGAGCTTTTCGTGAAGTATTGCCAAACGTACCAGCGGTTGCTGTTTTCGATACAGCATTCCACCAAACAATGCCTGAAAGCTCTTATCTGTACAGCTTGCCATACGACTATTATAAAGAATACGGAATCCGTAAATATGGTTTCCACGGAACTTCTCATAAATATGTATCCGAGCGTGCAGCTGAGCTATTAAAACGTCCTCTAGAGCAATTGCGTTTAATCTCCTGCCACTTAGGTAATGGAGCAAGTATTACCGCAATTGAAGGCGGAAAATCTATCGATACAACTATGGGATTCACTCCATTGGAAGGTTTAACAATGGGAACAAGATCCGGAAGCTTAGACCCTGCCTTAATCCCATTCTTAATGGCTAAAACAGGTAAAACAGCTGATGATGTAATCAATATTCTTAATAAAAAATCCGGTATGCTTGGTGTTTCCGGTTTCTCCAGCGACTTACGTGATATTGAACAAGCGGCTGAAGAAGGTAACGAGCGCGCTGAATTGGCTATCTCTAAATTTGCTGATGGTATTCACAAATATATTGGATCCTACGCAGCGAAAATGAACGGGGTAGATGCAATTATCTTCACAGCTGGTATTGGTGAAAATAGTTCTGAAATCCGTGCGCGTGTATTAAAAGGTTTAGAATTCATGGGCGTATATTGGGATCCAGCTTTAAACAATGTACGTGGAAAAGAGCAATTTGTGAACCATCCATATTCACCAGTTAAAGTTATCATTATCCCAACTGATGAAGAAGTAATGATTGCCCGTGATGTGGTACGTTTAACACATTAA
- the ytfJ gene encoding GerW family sporulation protein gives MSNHPIEGLMNSAMENLKSMIDVNTIIGDPVETPDGSVIMTVSKVGFGYAAGGSDYQISRGGSQGTGEEKRHPFGGGAAGGVSITPIAFLIVNAHGVKMLHLNESTHLIEKILDSAPIAMDKVESMISKVGKNNKKNNSNSQDASDSSSNESGNSFM, from the coding sequence ATGTCCAATCATCCAATTGAAGGTCTTATGAATTCAGCAATGGAAAACTTAAAAAGTATGATTGATGTTAATACGATTATTGGTGATCCCGTAGAAACTCCTGATGGCAGTGTGATAATGACTGTGTCAAAGGTTGGATTTGGCTATGCAGCTGGAGGCAGTGACTATCAAATTAGCCGAGGAGGAAGCCAGGGTACTGGCGAGGAGAAGCGTCATCCATTCGGTGGAGGAGCTGCAGGTGGTGTTTCAATCACACCGATTGCGTTTCTAATTGTTAATGCTCATGGTGTAAAAATGCTTCATCTTAATGAGAGTACACATCTAATCGAAAAAATTCTTGATTCAGCTCCGATTGCTATGGATAAGGTAGAATCAATGATTTCGAAGGTAGGGAAAAACAATAAAAAAAATAACTCTAATTCTCAGGATGCTTCAGATTCCTCTTCCAATGAATCAGGGAATAGCTTTATGTGA
- the argH gene encoding argininosuccinate lyase → MKKLWGGRFTKTAEEWIDSFGASIAFDQELVMEDLEGSLAHVTMLGACEILSKEEVELIKNGLYSLKEKAEKGELSFSVDFEDIHLNLEKLLIDEIGPVGGKLHTARSRNDQVATDMHLYLRSQVNEIIGGITEFQNTLIQVAERHIETVVPGYTHLQRAQPISLGHHFMAYFWMLQRDKERLQDSLKRINLSPLGAGALAGTTFPINRELTAQLMGFDGIYENSLDAVSDRDFIAEFLNNASLIMMHLSRFSEEIILWSSQEYRFIELDDTFSTGSSIMPQKKNPDMAELIRGKTGRVYGNAFGLLTLLKGLPLAYNKDMQEDKEGMFDTVITLKGSLKIFNGMIETMKVHTNVMKEAVYNDFSNATELADYLAAKGIPFREAHEIVGKLVLYCIQKGYYLLDLPLEKLKEASNLIEEDIYEALKPEEAVRRRNSSGGTGFNQVRLAIDKAKSLVE, encoded by the coding sequence GTGAAAAAACTGTGGGGAGGCAGATTTACGAAAACTGCCGAAGAATGGATTGATTCCTTTGGCGCCTCCATCGCGTTTGATCAAGAATTAGTGATGGAAGACCTCGAAGGAAGCCTTGCTCATGTGACAATGCTTGGAGCCTGTGAGATTCTCTCGAAAGAGGAAGTCGAGTTAATTAAGAATGGATTGTACTCTTTAAAAGAAAAGGCGGAAAAAGGAGAGCTCTCTTTTTCTGTAGATTTTGAAGATATCCATTTAAATTTGGAAAAATTACTTATTGATGAAATTGGGCCGGTTGGAGGTAAATTGCATACTGCCAGAAGCCGTAATGACCAGGTGGCAACGGACATGCATTTATATTTACGTTCCCAGGTCAATGAAATCATCGGCGGAATTACAGAATTCCAAAACACGCTGATTCAGGTGGCCGAAAGGCATATCGAGACAGTTGTTCCGGGATATACTCATTTACAAAGAGCCCAGCCTATTTCATTAGGGCATCACTTTATGGCCTATTTTTGGATGCTTCAGCGAGATAAAGAACGTTTACAGGACAGCCTGAAAAGGATTAATCTCTCGCCTCTTGGAGCAGGCGCGTTGGCTGGTACAACATTCCCAATTAATCGGGAATTGACTGCTCAGCTGATGGGGTTTGATGGAATCTATGAAAATAGCTTAGATGCTGTAAGTGATCGTGACTTCATCGCAGAGTTTTTGAATAATGCATCATTGATCATGATGCATCTATCCAGATTCAGTGAAGAAATTATTTTGTGGTCCAGCCAAGAGTATCGGTTTATCGAATTGGATGATACGTTTTCAACAGGATCAAGTATTATGCCACAAAAGAAAAATCCGGATATGGCAGAGTTGATTCGCGGTAAAACCGGACGTGTGTATGGAAATGCCTTTGGGTTATTAACTCTCTTAAAGGGCTTGCCACTGGCTTACAATAAAGACATGCAAGAGGACAAAGAAGGCATGTTTGACACGGTTATCACACTAAAAGGATCTTTGAAAATTTTTAATGGAATGATAGAGACTATGAAGGTTCATACAAATGTGATGAAGGAAGCAGTTTATAACGATTTTTCAAATGCGACCGAGTTGGCTGATTACTTGGCAGCTAAGGGAATCCCTTTTCGTGAAGCGCATGAAATTGTCGGTAAATTAGTTCTATATTGTATACAAAAGGGGTACTATCTACTCGATCTTCCATTAGAAAAATTAAAAGAAGCATCCAATCTAATTGAGGAAGATATCTATGAAGCTTTGAAACCGGAAGAGGCTGTGAGAAGAAGAAACAGCTCTGGTGGTACTGGCTTTAATCAGGTAAGACTGGCTATTGATAAAGCAAAGAGTTTAGTGGAATAA
- a CDS encoding class I SAM-dependent methyltransferase: MITTNVESIYELITSTATIIQDELGITELEAIAETGENWFHNAVLQEELSELAVKRLKNSYQDKPLEQFSKEDIRKGWQLAVLKSSRSNVQANHQMTPDALGFLFAYLLEKFTKNQDTLTITDLAVGTGNLLFSILNSLDKKELDATGVEVDETLIRLAYCGANLIGHPIQFLHQDSLQPLFINPADAVVCDLPVGYYPNDQRAADFKVKSENGMSYAHHLLIEQSFTYSKEGAYLFFLIPNDLFNTVEAKALHQFINEEGYIQGMIQLPESLFQSKQSAKSILILQKKGKDIKAPKQVLLVNMPKLSDRAATASMLSKIDAWIEEEK, encoded by the coding sequence ATGATCACAACAAATGTTGAATCTATATACGAATTGATAACATCTACCGCAACTATAATACAGGACGAACTAGGGATTACAGAGTTGGAAGCCATCGCTGAAACAGGAGAAAATTGGTTCCATAATGCCGTGCTTCAGGAAGAATTGAGTGAACTGGCAGTCAAACGTTTGAAAAACAGCTATCAGGATAAACCTTTGGAGCAGTTTAGTAAAGAAGATATCCGTAAAGGTTGGCAATTGGCAGTATTAAAATCCAGCAGATCTAATGTTCAGGCAAATCATCAAATGACTCCGGATGCCTTGGGATTTCTATTTGCTTATCTGCTCGAAAAATTCACCAAAAATCAAGATACGTTAACGATTACTGATTTGGCAGTCGGAACAGGTAACCTTCTGTTTTCTATTTTAAATTCACTGGATAAAAAGGAGCTAGATGCTACAGGTGTTGAGGTCGATGAAACTTTAATTCGACTCGCCTATTGTGGAGCTAATCTCATCGGCCATCCTATCCAATTTTTACATCAGGATAGCCTGCAGCCGTTGTTTATTAACCCTGCAGATGCAGTAGTTTGTGATTTACCGGTAGGCTATTATCCAAACGATCAGAGAGCAGCCGATTTTAAAGTGAAATCTGAAAATGGTATGTCATATGCCCATCATTTATTAATTGAACAAAGCTTCACGTATTCAAAAGAAGGGGCATATCTATTTTTCCTGATTCCTAATGATCTTTTCAACACAGTTGAAGCAAAGGCTCTTCATCAATTTATTAACGAAGAGGGATATATTCAGGGGATGATTCAGCTGCCTGAAAGTTTATTCCAATCGAAGCAATCGGCTAAAAGTATTCTTATCCTGCAGAAAAAAGGGAAAGATATAAAAGCACCAAAGCAGGTTTTGCTCGTCAATATGCCGAAGCTATCTGACAGGGCAGCTACAGCTTCCATGTTAAGTAAAATTGATGCATGGATAGAAGAAGAAAAGTAA
- a CDS encoding argininosuccinate synthase, which yields MNKNKVVLAYSGGLDTSVAISWLKQKGYDVVACCLDVGEGKDLDFIKEKAIKVGACSSYVIDAREEFANDYALVALQAHAMYEGKYPLISALSRPLIAKKLVEVAEKENAVAVAHGCTGKGNDQVRFEVSIQALNPNLKVLAPVRDWSWSREEEIEYAKQNNIPVPINLDSPYSIDQNLWGRSNECGVLEDPWAAPPEGAYDLTTALEHTPDTPDIIEITFKEGVPVALNGVESPLAALIQNLNNLAGKHGVGRIDHVENRLVGIKSREVYECPGALTLIKAHKELEDLTMVKELAHFKPVIEKKLTELIYEGLWFSPLKDALIAFLKQSQSFVTGVVRVKLFKGHAIVEGRKSEYSLYNENLATYTSADEFDHASAVGFINLWGLPTKVNSQVHNQKKVTV from the coding sequence ATGAATAAAAATAAAGTAGTACTTGCCTATTCAGGAGGATTAGATACATCAGTTGCTATTTCCTGGTTAAAACAAAAGGGGTATGACGTGGTAGCATGCTGCCTGGATGTAGGCGAAGGCAAAGATTTAGATTTTATAAAAGAGAAGGCTATTAAGGTTGGTGCCTGTTCTTCCTATGTTATAGATGCCAGAGAAGAATTTGCTAATGATTATGCGTTAGTAGCTCTTCAGGCGCATGCAATGTATGAGGGGAAATATCCATTGATTTCTGCTTTATCCCGACCATTGATTGCAAAAAAACTTGTTGAAGTAGCGGAAAAAGAAAATGCTGTTGCTGTGGCACATGGCTGTACAGGAAAAGGGAATGATCAAGTACGTTTTGAAGTATCAATTCAAGCTTTGAACCCTAACTTGAAGGTACTTGCACCGGTTAGAGACTGGAGCTGGTCTCGCGAGGAAGAGATTGAATATGCAAAACAAAATAATATTCCTGTACCGATTAATTTAGATAGCCCATACTCAATTGACCAAAATTTATGGGGACGCAGTAATGAATGCGGAGTTCTTGAGGATCCCTGGGCAGCCCCTCCGGAGGGAGCGTATGATTTAACAACAGCTCTTGAACATACTCCTGATACACCAGATATTATTGAGATTACGTTTAAAGAAGGAGTACCTGTTGCATTAAATGGAGTTGAATCTCCTTTAGCCGCATTAATCCAGAATCTTAATAATCTTGCTGGTAAACATGGTGTTGGCAGAATTGATCATGTGGAGAACCGTTTGGTTGGAATTAAGTCAAGGGAAGTATACGAGTGTCCTGGTGCATTAACTTTAATTAAAGCGCACAAAGAACTGGAAGACCTAACAATGGTTAAAGAATTGGCACATTTTAAGCCTGTAATTGAGAAGAAATTAACTGAACTCATTTATGAGGGCCTATGGTTTTCACCGCTGAAAGATGCTTTGATTGCCTTTTTGAAACAATCTCAAAGCTTCGTGACTGGCGTAGTACGTGTGAAATTATTTAAAGGTCATGCTATTGTGGAAGGTAGAAAGTCTGAATACTCTCTTTATAATGAAAACCTGGCAACCTATACTTCAGCTGACGAATTTGACCATGCGAGTGCGGTTGGATTTATCAATCTATGGGGACTGCCTACAAAAGTAAACAGTCAGGTTCACAATCAAAAGAAGGTGACAGTGTGA
- the tpx gene encoding thiol peroxidase, giving the protein MATVTFKGNPVTLIGKEVKVGDTAPDFTVLANDLSPVTLKDTDGKVRIISVVPSLDTGVCDTQTRKFNEEAAKAGDVVVMTVSMDLPFAQKRWCAAAGLENVITVSDHRDASFGEAYGVLMKELRLLARAVFVVDSNNKVTYVEYVPEGTTHPQYEAALEAAKAAK; this is encoded by the coding sequence GTGGCAACAGTAACATTTAAAGGTAATCCGGTTACATTGATTGGTAAGGAAGTAAAAGTAGGTGACACTGCACCTGATTTTACAGTGTTGGCTAATGATTTATCCCCAGTAACATTGAAAGATACAGATGGAAAAGTAAGAATTATTAGTGTCGTACCTTCTTTGGATACAGGCGTTTGTGATACTCAAACAAGAAAATTCAATGAAGAGGCAGCAAAAGCAGGGGATGTTGTTGTAATGACAGTAAGTATGGATCTTCCTTTTGCTCAAAAACGCTGGTGTGCAGCAGCAGGTTTAGAAAACGTCATAACGGTTTCTGATCACCGAGACGCTTCTTTTGGAGAGGCTTACGGAGTACTAATGAAAGAATTACGTTTATTGGCACGTGCTGTTTTTGTAGTTGACAGCAATAATAAAGTGACATATGTGGAATATGTACCGGAAGGCACTACGCATCCGCAATATGAAGCAGCGCTTGAAGCAGCTAAAGCTGCAAAGTAA